In Diceros bicornis minor isolate mBicDic1 chromosome 38, mDicBic1.mat.cur, whole genome shotgun sequence, the sequence ATTAATTCACTATGAGATTTATAATGGACCAATACAGTCGTTTCAATCAGCATCTACTAAGAAAATCCAAATATGATTACAGGGTTGCATGGTAAATGCAGATATGGAAAAAGGGGTGGTGATGGCCTACGGTGGCTTAGTCACCCCTCTCCTGTGCGACTCACGAATCCACTCTAGCTCTCAGGGATCAATTCCTGCCCTCGGTTCTTCAAAACTGAAGAACACTTACAAAATGGAGACTCTTCGACTCTCCTTTTCCGGAGACCCAGGCTGGGGGAGCCGGGGGCGGAAGAGGGGGCGAGAGTGGTGTTAATTTAATTCTAACACCTGAAATTACCTCCTGGGCTTGTGCTAATTTTTTCAAATTCAATTTTGTGGGGGTACCAGGATAACTTTCATCTTTCTGACAGGAAACATAATTTTAGTTTGGATTTTGCAAATACTTAGCAACTTAACACACCGCCTTTTCCTATCAGGTGTGCGATTTCGCTTTGGGTCCTCATTTTAGGCCGGGCCAAAGAACGAGCCCAAGGCTCGGCTTCCACCTTCATTCCCAGCACAGAATCCCCGCAAACACGCAGCCTTTCTGGAGGGGCCCGATCCTTTTCTGGATCTGGCATCTCAACAGCTGTGGCGATGATGCTGAAGGATCCCAAGTCTACCTTGACATGAGAAAAAAATGTCCACTTACAAGAAAAATGGACTAGACTGTGGGTGCAGAGGTTGGAAATGGCACGTTCTTCCCGTCCCCGCATCTTGCCGGAGCTTCACCAGCGCCCTAAAAAGTCCACTTTATTCCGCGGCCGGACGGGGCGAGCCCCGAGGCTCGGTCCACGCCCCACCCCGCAGCCCCACAGAGCCCGGCCTGAGGCCAGAGTCCCGGCTCCGCGCGCCCCCGCGTCCCCGCCCCCGGGGCCCCGCGCGCCCCCGCCCCGCGTCCCCGCCCCCGGGGCCCCGCGACCGTCCCGCCTCCCACAGGCCGGCGGCGGCCATGGCGGCCAGGCAGATCCCGGCGGTGGCGGGCGCCACGCTCGGTAGGCAGCCTCCCGCCGCCCTGCCACCGAGACCTCTCTGGGCCGGAACAGGGTGCCGGCCGCGCCTCAGCTTAACCCTCCGCCCCGCTTCCGAGGGAGACGGCGGCGGCGCCGGGTCCCGCTCGCAGCCCAGGCCGGAAGACCAGACGAGGCAGCAGGCGAGCGAACAGTTAACGCCGGCGGAGCAGCGGATCGTGGAGCTGCACGCGGCCGCCTGCGCGGTGAGGCCCCGCCCACTCGGGCCGGTCCCGCCCCTCCAGGTCCCGCCCCGCCCACGCAGTCCGGGCCCCGCCCActcgcccccccgcccccctccgCTCCGGCCCACGGCCCCGCCCCACGGCCCCGAGGTCTGTGCGCCTGCGCGTCCCGGACCGCCCGGGCCTCAGAGGCTGTCCCGCCGAGGGAGAGGTTGCTGGGAGCTGGCGGGTCCTGCCTCTGGCCCCTGCCCAGCACGCGCACTTCCAGCTCCGACCATTTCGCTTGAAAACTGACCACGGTTTCGTGTTCTGGGCAAAGGGTTAGCGTGTGTCTGTCCTGAGTATGAGCGCAATTCATTTCTGACCAGCGTCCGAGCTAAACTGCGATCGCAGTGTGGGACCCGTCGTCACGCCACTGTGTGTGTGATGGGAGAGCGGGTTAAGGAATtgatggaggaggtggaggagctgAGAAGTCACGGGAAATATTCGTGTTTGTCTGCACAGTTGGACACTTTACCATCCAATGATTTTAATAATGATAAaacaaactttttaatttttgctaccATTCTTTcgtcctttctctctgctctgaAGGGGCAcaattacaagaaaactataaTCAGGCGTTTACATTCTTCCTAGATAATCTTGagctgttttcttctgatttgggGATTTGACAGTTGCTCGTTAGCACCAATATCAAAACTTATCATCTCCCCTCACACTTTTTAAAACCTCAGACTACGTGAGTTTAAAGGTAGCAGgcttatattttcattatcttgaGAGAGCAAGTGAGTTCTATAATAAAGATACAAAAACGGTGTGAAAGTGACCTATTTAATACAGTATGACCAGTACTTGACAGGACTGCCTGTGTTATCTGGTGTGGCTTGAGCCCAAGAGGTAGAGAAGAAAACCTTGGAGGCGCCTCAGTTGCCTTTTTTTCCTTGACAGTAGGCCCTGAGAATCCCCGCCTGACTCATTCGAGTGTTGAAACCTCTGCGTTAAGATTCATCAGGAAATGAGTGGCAGCTCTTGATTGTTCTTGTTTATACTCTCTTAAACAACCATGTGTAATTTTTCCCCCTACTTTACCCTATAAATATGGTAAATATAAGCAAAAACATTCATTCTTTTTAGAGCAAAGCCCAGTGGCATGTAAAGATGGGTTCACTCagcctggggaaggaaagagactTTTCTCCCTCAGGGAAGCATGCTTGTTTCATCAGTGGCAGCATCGCAGGTTCAGTCACTGTCCGGGAGACCATAAGTAAACCCAGTAACaagcttgtttttttattttccaacaaATCAGCGCCCCCTCACAGTGGCCCTCCTCTCGCCCTGTGCTGATCTGCATCACTGAACATCTTGCTCTCCAGTCGGACTGTCAGCCCtcttcctgcctctttctctgttgCCACCGTTACTTGAGGCTCATTGACAGAAGACAAATGAAGTTTGTGTGGGCAGCAAACAAGCTCAAAGCTTCTGAGCCGACATGGAAAGCAGGAGAGCAGGCACAAGTGCAGGAGCAATCTGTTAGGCTTCCAGGTTGCCGGATAATTGCCCTCAGAAGACTCCCAGCAGCTACGAAAAGTGAGAAGAAGGCTGCTAACACTATTCccagtgttgttttgtttttcttccaagtCTTCAAGCACAGGCTTTGTAAATAAAGAAGTGAGGTCTTGACAGTTGGTCATTCTAAAGTAGTGTTTAGTGCTCCTGGTTTCATGTAATCTGCTTCTGTGGTCCCAAAGCATTTGGGAGGCCCCTTCCACTGGCTTTGGGACTTGCTGGATTTCTGTGGCCCGGGTCTAGCTTTGCTGGAATGCCTTGGGGTAGACCTAGACTTGAACTCTGTTTGTCCTTTTGCTCCACACTTGATCATGAAGCGGAGTGGGTTAAAACCTCAACCAGAATGAAATATTCCACCATTAAGAAAGCCACTCTGAAGAAGTAGTTTGTGGCACATACAAAGACATACGTTAAAAAAGACATTGACGTTTCACGTGTATTTAAATGAAGAGGCTCtatgcagagagatgcagagttacTGCACGGTGAAAAGGTTATATAAAAAGCCCAGAAGAAAGTTCCTCTACAAAATCTCAAGGCTAAATAGTGTCACCCACGTGGCCCAGGTCCACAGAAGAGGTTGCATTATTTCCTTTGCCTTCACGTGATGTACTtgggacactttttttttttgttttttttggtgaggagatcagccctgagctaacatccgccaatcctcctcttttttcgctgaggaagacggccctgggctaacatcggtgcccatcttcctccactttatatgggacgccgccacagcatggcttgccaagcagtgcgtcggtgcgcgcccaggatccgaaccagcgaaccccgggccgccgcggcggagcgcgcgcacttaaccgcttgcgccaccgggccggcccccgggacacttttttaaaaccatatttgAATGCAGGTAGAAGATGCTGCCTTTGATATCTGAAGTGGTGGAGCAAAAGTTGCTTTTGATCAAACTCGTGAAAGCATCGAGcattaatatgttaaaataatacatttttttttttgcctaaaaaCATAACTAACAACactccaaaaaaagaaatagtgtaaAATGTGCAATGGAGTAACACATTGTGAAGGCAAAGAAAAGTGTTCAATAAGAGAGAAGCTAATACTTTTCTATAAGGACTGTTGGTTTTGATTATCAccttttctgtaagtttaaatCATTACCCACATATTTTAAGTACTGAAATTGTAACTGCAACTTCTGAGTGAAAGTTCATTTTCAGCCTCTTAAGCTCTTAAAGTCATCTAAAtcacctgttattaaacttgttaccTGGAAACTGAATGAAAAATACCTGAGCAGCGGCTACATAGTAACCAGGTATAGAGGAGTTCTTGTTTTCCCATCAACTTCTCATTTTTCTCAACCTGTATATTTTCTCCTTATGTCACATAAAGTTGGACGGTATATAATGTTGGAAGGCATTCAGCCTTTAATTGCAAGCGCCACTCAAGTTGCCGGGAAGAAGTTTAAtattgtttaaagaaaatgttgcGGTATTTTATGAGTAGAAATTATGGTGAGGAGATATGATGGATATTGAGATTAAtgaattgttttatttcattactCTTCAGGCTGGCCAGCTAAACTACGTGGATCCAGCTACTGGCTATGTGGTGCTCACACAGCTCACCCACTTGCAGAGAGGAGAATGTTGTGGCTCCGCCTGCAGACACGTGAGTTGCAAATTCTCGCATTACAGCAGCAGTTGGTGGTGCCTCTGTAACTTCGTAAATACCTATTATTTGAAAAACAAGTCAAATAAAAAAGCTAAATAGACCTGGAGTGCACTTTTCACAAGCTACTTTAGCCAAGGACAATGAAGTCCTTAGGACCAACATAGGACCTTTAAAGTTAATGGAATTTTGTAACATTTCATTGTGAGCATCAGTGCCTTGAAATGCTGTGACTTGAAATTCATGGGAGTTCTTTATTACAAGGAAACTTTTCACGAGGTTTCAAATAAGTCGCGTTCACTGGGCAAGTACAAAGAGGAcaggaaaagaaatccagaatATTGCAAACTAGATCCCAGAAagcattttttcttcattattaacTGAATAAATAGAAACTTGTGAAGCATTGAGAGGTGGGTTTCCTTTAAGTAATagtgattttcttcctttcttccttccttccttcctccctcctttcctttcttctttccttccttccttccttccaccctccctccctctctagcttccttgcttcctttcctcctcctccttcttcctctctctctctcattttgttGCCTGTTTTCTACTCTCTTTAAAATAACCATGAAACTAACTACCCCACACTTTGTGCTGTACATTtcctaaaatgtatatttcaGTGAATGTATATCTCTGTGTCCGCTGATTAAGATGAACTAACTAATCCTTCCCTATTTCGAGCAAAAAATAAATGGGAATGGGTTCTTCACTGTAACTTTTTAAAAGCGTACTAGTAAGGTAAATTGTTATAGAGTTAAGATTCTAAGCAGATAACAACTTCTGTTTACAGACCATTTTGACTATCTGTTTTGGGGGCAAGAAGGTATTAGTTCCTTTTGCTGACCCACTTTATAATTAAGGAATAGATGCAAAAAATGCATGTATTAACTGTAGTCGGTATTGAAAAATTAGACCTTCACTTTTAGGTATGTTCCTACCTGTACCATTAGCTGTTTCTAATCAAATGCATGAGAGCTTTGCATAAATTGAGGACCTGAGGATTTTCTAAGAGTGTGTTTTTGACAGTAAAAGTCTGAAAGTTGGAAGGATGCATTTAGGAAGTGATTCTTGGACCCTAATTAGGACCATTTGCCAGAGGTTGCCGTTATTCTCCTCTTAGTCTGCAGGACCCGATAGATCAAATGTGATCTATCCAACATCATTAGCAGTCTCTTTTTTTCACTGTGAGAAgtgttgtactttttttttgcaagatgactgttaaataattgaataataatttgttttgtttcttctgcAGTGTCCGTATGGTCAAGTCAATGTTAAAGATCCATCTAAAAAGAAGCAATtcaattcatatttttatgtttgaCAACAACTTCATCCTTGTTCTCCAACTgaaccttatttaaaaaaaaaaaaaccctaatccAGAATTGCTCTCTGTGCTGTTAGTACTTGAGCCTAGTTTAATCTTaagtatatatattaaaagaacatcaataaaatgaaaaagctaGCAAATGTTTGTGTGTTTCTGAAATGGCACGTTGATagttatttccctttctttttgctTCATTATCAGACACATatgttgaagaaagaaaatagtgaCTGTTCCATTGAATAGATTAGTACCAATCGGGTCACATTAGTAGCTCTTGATTTTTCTTATAGCCTCAGTTCTCCTAGTGTTTTCTCCTCGGTGTGAACAACCCAAGGGAGATTGCTGGCAAACAGAAGAGTTTGAAtacattcttcattttatttatatcctgAGCTATAAGGAGACTGATAAAACGCTATCGTGTGCAGCATATGAGTGCCCGAGAAGCGCCATTCTGCATCAAGAAATGTTCTCATCTCCCATCTGTTCTCTcaataaaaactttaaatcaTTCTGACTTGGGGGTCAGGCCTGGTAAGATGCCTCGATTAAGCCACTGTTTCTTCTCTCCTCCACATTGTACCCTTCTGTGTCTCCTGGGACTTCCCAGGTGAATCTATCTTAGAACCTTTTATTAGCTTTACACCATTTCTAGTCCCTGCTGTGCAGCCCCTGGGCATCATTCTCCAACCTGGGTTAGGGGCTCCCAGGGACTATTCTGTCCACACCTTCTTCTCTGCTTCCCCCTGAGGATGATAGCCCCCAGGAAGCCTCTCCCTTAAATGAGGCTGCTGCCCACTTTCAGGGCTGGCTTTACCCAGAGCTGTCTTAGCAGAATCTGAAAGGTTCTCGAACATCTCAGGGGGCTGCTGTAGTCTCTGCCTGTGGCCAGAATGAGGGTTTTAGAGATCTTCAGTCACCAGAAGGTTCTGGTGCCTCCTCccaaattcaattcaaaataaAAGCACTTCTAAACTGAAAAGTGAAAAGAAGTACAGTAAAGTTCGTATATTCCCATTGTGACTTCTGTTGTTGTTCATTTTATGTCAAAAATTGTTTCCCCAAATTGTTGGCAAGTTTGGTGCCCCAGTTTTCCTGGAGCTGTAGTCGTCGTGCCCTCAGCCACACTGCCCGTGGGCCCTGTGAGGTATCAGCAGCCTCCTGGGATGTAAGGGGGCAGGTTTTGCCCATTCCAGAAATTAATTCGAGAAGGAGACTAGGAGAAGGGGGTCAGCAACGTGCTGAGGAGGCAGTTAGTCTTTCCGGAAAGGTTTATGGACCCCTGGGAGCCAATTTCCATCTTAGGTCAACAAGCAACCGGCCTGCTCCATGTTCTCCACTCGATTTGGAGATTACCAAGGCCATtttctgggtgggggctggatgcTTTTTTTCAGCGGTCccaagagggagaaaagaaggaaatggagTCTGGAAAGGCCATCTTTCTGGAGAaacaagaaacaggaaaggaagTTCATTTTGAAAAGGGGCTCCGAGGTAGGGCAGTGCTTTGAGAAAGCCTCTTGGCAGATGGAAATAACCTATGGGCTGCCTCCTTCCTCGAGGCGGCTCTTTCCTCCTCCCAGGGCACTGCCTGCAGTGGGGAACTGGACCAAGGAGGAAGGACTCCGGGCGTCCATCCCGGAGGACCCTTATGTGGGATGTTTGTGACTCTTCCTGGCAGAACTCGAGCCTCCCTGGCAAAAATAGCACAGGAGCCGCCGCTGGTGGTGGCTGGGGGCGGGGGCTCTCACTCTTTCTTGTGTCTGGAGGCGGCAGCCAAGGTCTGAGGTTCTCCGCTGTGGTTCTGGGGAGATGCTTGTGAACCGCAGTGAGGGGTGGCGGCGTGCGGGTGCTCCCACATTAAACACAATACGGCCACATAAATGGGCCTCGCTGCGAGAGCTTCAAGCTATATTGTATTCGCACACTGTAAAGTAAAAATTCAGGTTTCTTATTGGGTGTGTGTACACAAACACATGTGGATGCCGGGAAATAGAGACTTCCCAGTCAAGTCAACTCTGGTGCTGCTCCGCTTTCAAGGTTGCAGGAGACTCCTGCCGCAAGGCGCCATAAATCAAGGGAGATGGATTTCTAGATTGTTTCTAACACGGAAAGACCCGAGAGAAACTGGGGAATCTTGTTGTGGGGTTTATCGGGGTGGCGATGGGGATAGATTCCTGCAGAATGGTTCCTCCCTTCCCTGGGAAGGGCCCTGCCCTGGGCAGTCCTGGCAGCAGGTGGATTACCATGCACACTCCCCTGTCTTCAGAAGCCACATTGGCCCCATCGATTTTGCGGAGCAAGAAAGAGgagggcttttatttatttattttttcctagtgAAACTTGGGGCTCCCAAACCAGGTGCGTTTGGAACAGAAGAGGCCGCGAGAGGCGGAGATGCTCCCTGGGGCCTGCGCGGGTCTTCGTTCTGCCGCAGGGCCCCTTATCCTGCGGCGTCCCCAAAGTCTGTTCTGCACGCACGCCGGGTTCCACCGCCAGAAACCAGCTGGGCTTAGATTCGTCTCCAGACGAGGCCAGGGAGGGGCACACTACCAGGCGGACAGCCGTCGGCAGATTGCCTTCCTATGGACACTTTG encodes:
- the C38H1orf53 gene encoding uncharacterized protein C1orf53 homolog, encoding MAARQIPAVAGATLGRQPPAALPPRPLWAGTGCRPRLSLTLRPASEGDGGGAGSRSQPRPEDQTRQQASEQLTPAEQRIVELHAAACAAGQLNYVDPATGYVVLTQLTHLQRGECCGSACRHCPYGQVNVKDPSKKKQFNSYFYV